TCCACACTAAATTCCGTAATTATGTAATTGGCATTATATCTTATGTCTCCGGGATAACCACCAACATAATTACCACCTGCATAGATATTGTGGACATTAAGTGTTTCCACCTGTGAACTGTTTGCAATAGTTCCATCTGCATTATAAGTAACAATGCCCTCTGTGTAGGTGTTATCTAAAAGCCATGTTGTACCGTTCCAACTCCATACTTTTACCACCAATCCATCTTTTCCTAAAATAGTTCTCGTATAATGATCTATTGTCTGTTCTCTTGTAATTGAAGTTGTAGTTTTCCCAGATATTTTCCAACGAGACTGTAAATAATATTTATTTTCCAGTCCAACTGTAAATATTAATCCTAATTCCTTTGCAAGATTTTTTAGTGTATCACCTAACTGTGCAGGAGCATTATTTGCATATCCTGTGCTAAACCAATAAGGATTTACGGTTGTTAAGTAACTCGTAAATGTTGTATTATTATATCCATCAACTGTGCTATAAAAAAATCCACCTAAACCATCATCATATCGACCTATAATATTTTCATCAACAATTAGTGTGTTATAATGCGGACTAAGATTTTGATACTCAAAAAATTTATCGTAATAATACCATATAAAGTAATTGTTTGTCATCGGAGCAGTTGAACTTATATTAAAACCAAGTGGATTAGTTTTTGAATCCGTTGATTTTGTTATAAATGATGCAAAAGACACATTTATTTTAATACTATAATTATATGGATTAATTTCCGTCTGCACTGGGTCTACATATCCTTTAAAATATGTTGAACCATCCTTTGTTATAGTTACTTCGGTGGTATAGATCGTAAAAAGGTTAAAAAACAAATTTAAATTTTGTTCAGTTAATGGTCTGATTGCAATCTCCAAATCCACATTTGGTGGTAAATTAAAACTTTCATCTAAGTCACTCTGTGAACCAATAGAGAACTCACCTAATTTTAGTAACACACAATCTGAATAAGTTGCAGATGTTGGGGAATTAGATACTAAACTAATAGACCAGTCCCCTGTTGCAAGATGTCTGGGTGTAATATTTACTGTTACTGCCATATTTTTATATTCCTAACCTTCCCTGTAATTGTGTATTCCTTTCCACAGCCACAATTAAATCATTTCCTTTAATTTTCAAATGTCCAATTAAACCACCCTGATTTGCATTATAATTTGTGACTTGATTAATTAATTGCTTTGAATAGCTCATAAAATCTCTCTGTGGAGCAATTATTTCCGCACCAGCCTCACCCACGAGTCCTAAAGTAGGTTTAGATACTAATCCACCTTTTGCATATGCAGGAACTTCCACAGATGCAATTGTTGCAACATTTGCCAATCCAGATGCAATTACCGCAGCAGCTTGTATTTCTCCCCACGGTGGAAGTAATAACAGTGCTTTTGTAGCAGCAGTATAAGTATCCATTATTACCTGTGCTATAGCAAATGCTTTATATGCCAGTGTATGCTTTGCGAATAATTGCCCTATACTACTTAGTGCATTAGATATAATTCCAATTTTTGCATCCTGTGTTTGCTGTTCTATGTCTTTACTGGCATTTGCATAATTTTCATCGTACAATAATTTAGTTTCCAGATAAGACTTGTAACTATCTGCCTTTAATTTATCTATACTTAATATTGCACTATTATCTGGACTTAATCCACTATCCAACAATCTTTGTTTTTCAGCATTTAGTTCACCTTCCAATTTTAACCAATCTGTGCCTAAACTTTCCATCGCTTTTGTATATTTTGAAAAATTGGATTTTTGTTGATTTGCTAATGCATCAAAAATTGACAATTCGTATTTTGGATTTTCATCTCTCTGCATTTGTGCAGATTTAATAAAATTATCTGCTTTATTTTTTAATTGGATTTCATGAACCTTGTTAATAACATCCGCTGGAATTCCAAATATTTTTGACAAATCATCCTGTGAACCAAATCCACCTAATAATGTCCTACCAAAAATGTTATCATTATATTTTTTGAATTCATTTGTTAAATTTTTTAACTCTTCATTATTTTTTAGTATTTCATTGTAAGTTGAATTTTGTTGACTTGAATCTAATTGACCAAATTGTTCGGAATTTGAATATTGTGACATATAAGTTCTTTTGCGTTCCAAATAGTCTCTATACTGTTGTAATCGCTGTAACAATGTAGCATTTTCATTTTCAACTTGCCACTTAGACCAGTCTTTTTCAATCTGTTCCAGTGCATCTTTTTTAGCTTCCTCAAATAATTTTAGTTCATCGATTGCCTCTTTTTTAGCCCCTGCATTTGGAGTGGGAGTGGTTGTTGTTTTTTCATTTTCAGTAGCAGTCCCACCAGTAGTCCAAGTAAATGAGTCCATACCATAAGATGTTGTACCTAGTGCAGTATTTACAAGTTGATTTTTAAACTGTCTTAACTCTTCATCGAGTTTACTGAACATACTTTTTATTTTATTAAATGGGTCATCAAATACTTTTGAAGTTTCTAATGCTGCTTTTTCAAATTGACCAGTTATAGCATAAAATAATGCTTTACCCATAGTACCAATAGCAGATATCAAATCCCAGACAATTGCTATCATAAACCCAAAATGATATCCCATTAATTTTACTGCTTCAACCACTAACATAAAACCAACTGCAATTCCTCTTGCTATAGCCTGTAAAGGAGTTAGTTTATCTTTTAGACTGGTGGATTTCCCACTGGCAGTTTCCATACCGCCACTTAAATCATCTATGGCTGGCATAAGTGCTAAAACTAATTCCTGTGTAAAACCCTTTGCAGCATTAGTTAAAGTTGTAAGTGAATCGTTAAATCTTTCAGCTTTTTTAGCACTTACTGAATCAAAAGTTATCCCCAAATTTTCCGCTTCAATCATCTGTGCTCTTATTGCTTCACTTCCACCATTAAGTAAAGGTATCATGTCTGCACCTGCTTTACCGAATATCTCTGTTGCTAAAGCAGTCTTAGTTGCTCCATCTTCCATTCCTGCAAATGCATCTGCAACATCCATTAATATAGTCTCGTTACTTTTTAATGTACCGTTACTGTCTTTTAGATTTATGTTGAGTTTTTGAAATGCAGGTGAATTACCGTCTACTGATTTTGAAAGTTTGATGAAAGACTTTTCGAGTGTCTCTAATGAAACATCTGATAATTCAGCGGCATATTTTAGTGCAGATAACGATTCAGTTGAAAATCCAGTTTTAGATGACATCTTAGATATTTTATCCATTGTGTCTAAAGTGTCTTTCATTTGTGTACCAAGATATGCAAATGCTGTACCAAGTGCAGCTACACCGAGTGAACCATCTTTAGCCATCTTTTTAATTTCAGACCCGACATTGCCAGCAACTTTTTTAAATTGACTGTCCTCTGCTGTAAATTTATATCTTACTTCATTTTGTGCCATATTAATTTATCCTCTTAATACTATCCCTGTGGGAATACATTTCATTAATAATTTTTTGTTTTTTCAAAATAATCCAGTCATACACTGTTTTATAACAGGTATCTAAAATAAAAGGGATGGCTTTAATGTCACCATCCCCTAAAAAATAGAGTAAACTATTGATATCATCAAATAGAGTTACTTCAAAATTTTCAACTTTATTTGATTTTGTTATTGACTGTATATCAGATGCGACATATTCCATCTCATCATTTAATCTTTTATTTTCTCTTGAAAAGATTTCATCATTTTGTTTTTTTTTGAAATATATTGTGCGAATATGTCTAATAATTCCTCTTCGTCACATTCCATTATGTCTTTAATATCACTTCCATCATCTTCACAGGCGATTGCATTTATGATAAAAGGCATATTTTCTTCCAGTCCGTCTGCATACCAATTTGCAATTTTTTGGCTGGTTTTTAAAGTAATTTTATCTCGTAATTTCATTTTTGTTTCCCTCAAAAATTTAATTTAAAAAAATAGTTGGGTGGGTTTAATCCCACCCTAAATTAATTATAATGTATAGGTATAAGTGTTTGCAACATCTGCATAGCTTATTTGATCCAATGGTATTTTCCCTTTGAAAGTTAATTTCAAAAACCTGTCATCTTCACCAAATGTTGCCATATTTTTTAGTGATAGAACACCAACCTGAAATTCATGTACTTCATGTGCACCAGTTGAATTCCTTTCCTGTATTTTCACCCCAGGAGCAAAATTTGTCTTAACAAGATCATTAAGTGCTTTGTATTTTGTTGGAGATGCATTTAGTATAGTATACTCTGCTGTGGCTTCCAAATAGTCTACCACAGATTTGTTGTATACATTTTTACGACCAACAGTTTTAAGTGTAAATGATCTTTCCTTTATTTCCTCACTTTCAAATGCAACGGTGTAAGCACTTCCTGATGTGGCTTTATATCCGACCATACCAAATGCTGGTGAAAAATATTGTGCAGTTTCAAACTGATAACTTTCAGACAGCCCCAAAGATGAACTGGCAATTAGTGTATTTGTTACCATTGCATCTGTTATTACCGAACCAGATGTAAAATCAAATTTACCCTCTAAAGTAATTTTGGCAACTCTTTCCTGCCCAGTAAAAGTATATTCATAATCAAGTCCTAAATAATTTGAACCTGTTATTTGTAATACACCAGATGTTGACGGAGTTAGAACAGCTTCAACTCTTGTTTCACCTGTTTTAGCATGATTAAGCAAATAGTATCCTAATGGTCTACCGATATTATGTGCAGATGCTTCAATTTTAAATGACTTATACAGTGGAAGTTGACGACCTTTTACATCGTCTACTGTTTCATCATCTATAATTGCACTTCCTGCTGTACGGATGTTCAAATCTATTATATTTGCAGCATTAAGATCACCTTCTGTTACTGCAGCATTCCATATTACAAGTCTTTTTATACCTGCTCTACTGTTATTTATACTCATTTTTATTCCTCTTTTTTAATTTTTATAATAATAAATATTGTTTTTTTAGTTTAACAATGTGTGTCCGGGTCAAATGATTTTTGACGGAAATATGCAGTTAAATTAATGTTCCCAGTTCCAATTATTTTTTCCTCTCGTTCAATTGTAATTTCATTTCCAGATATGAAAAATCTGATAGATGGATATAGTGTTCTTAATGTTTCATAGTTATTGCCTATCATTTTTTCCACATCTAATACAGCATTTCTTAAATATCTCAATGTGTCTGTACCTTTCCGTATCTGTATGATAATATCAAATGATACACTGCCATCTACTGGATATACTAAACTAAAATTTCCTGTGTCTTCAAAATTTTGAAACTTGTCTAAAATATAAACTTGTATTTCACTTTCATTTGCAACATCTGATTGATATTCATTGATGTAATTTCCAATGTTAGTTGCATATCCTGAACCAGTTGTAATTGATTTTAGACTACCTGATATACTGTTGTAAAGTTCCTCTCTAAAATACATTATACACCCCTCAACATGTGTGTGTAAATTCCGTGGTCTTCAACTATAAAATGAACTGTATAATTAGTTCCTCTTACTGTACAGGATGTTCCAACTGCATATTTAGTTTTTGCCATAAAACCTATCTTACTTACAGATGTATCCAATCCAACAAAATTAACAATGTCACTTTCAGTTAATACAATTCCTTTTACAGTTGCTGTATTAATTATAATATCCTCTTCAAATCCTGAATTAAAAAACACATCTATTATATTATTATCAAAATACATTTTAATCTCTCTTACATCTTAATATGAACTGTGGATTCAATCAATTTATTTGCATACTTTTGGTTCAGTTTAGACTGTTCGTACTCATACCGTTTTTTGAAATTTGTTAAATATGAATCTCTTACTTTGTTTTCATCAACTGATTCCACAAATGCAGTAATAGGTGGAGTTTTAGCAACTATTTCAATAGGATATGATGTTTTACCAGTTCGTCTAAATGCCATTTGTCCATCATTTTCATTTTCACTTAAAGTTTTTGGAATAAATGCAGATGGATATATTTTATTAATTTTATAATCTCCGTGACTATATGGTTTCCTGAATTGAACACCTTTTGTATTTTGCTTTGCTCCAAAAAATTTATGACTTAATTTTGTTTTAGTTGATATCCATAATGATGCATTTAATGTGTTTGGATTGCTTTTGCGTATCTTAATATACTTGATGGGAAATGTAAATTGTTGTTCTCTCTTTATTTCCTTAGTTATAAAAGTACGAGTGGAAGTAACTGCTCTGTTAATAGCACTATTTACAGCCTTAGCATGTGCTTTACTCATTTCCTCTACACCTTTTACATGTTCAAAAAGTGTCATTTAATTCCTTTTGCTTCAATCAATCTATCCAATTTTTTGTTAATATCGGACACTTTAATTTCCAATCTTTCCAGTATTACATTATTTTGTGCCGTCTGGATTTCCACCAGTTTTAGTCTCGTTTCATGGTTGCTTAAAACTTCCTTATTTGATTCCAACTTTGCATTTGTTGTAAAATAAAAACCAACTATAATAACCGTTACCGTAATAATCTGAACTGTATATCGCTCCCAAAATGTTTTTACTTTTTCCATCAAAAAATCCTCAATTTAAAATTATTGGGAGCACCGTTGGATGCTCCCATTTATTATTTATTTTACCCTGACTAAGATACAGTTGTACTTTTTGCAAATGCATTGGTATCCAATGTTGCAACATCCATTAAGACCTGTGTAGTAAGAACTACTAAACCTGATCTTGCTTGTGTGTACTCATCAATCACCATTTCAACTCCACCAAACTGTCCAACGAGAACTTTACTAAAGTCTCCAAAAATTACAGTTGATGAACCTATTTGGTTAGATTCAAACACCTTGTAACCAGCCATCATGCCATCTTCGCTTAAAACATAAGTTGGATATCCAGTTTCCTTTGCTCTTGCTTTCAAAGTTGCAGCAGTAGTTGGATTAGCAACAAAATACAAGTTTCCACCAAGTCTGTTTGCAACAGCCACTGTTGATGGGAAACTTAAAGCAGTTGCATAGCTGAAACTTGAACCAGATATACTTGTAATTCCTGCATTAAGCACACCAGTAGGTTGATTGCTGTTTCCTGAGCCATTAAATATTGCATTATCCATACCAACAGCTACTGCACTATTTATGTTTTCCATTAACCATTGGTTTAATGTAGGTGTGGATTGTTTTAACAGTTGAAGTGAATATGATGTAGATGATCCACCTCTTTTTGGTGACAATGTTACCTGTGAACCAGATACATTAGACAGTGCAATTTCACCAGTTTCCCCTACCCAACTGAAAGCAGCAGCAGATGTAACTTTAGGAACGGTAAGGTTAGATGTTAACCCAGGCAGGTATCTTACACCAATCTGTGCACCTAAAGTCTGATTAAATGCATATCCTAAATACTCGTTTGCGTTTACAGTTGCAACAAAATCTGCACCAACATGTCCACCGCCAACAGTCATATTACGATTAGCGAGAACTTGTGCAGGAATGAAGATACCGCTAGTTGTTCTACCAGTTAATTTTTCAATCTCTCTGGACACTTCCAATTCAAATCCTGCATCCACTAATTGACCTTTTACTTTACTCAAAATTGCTTTTGAGATGTCATAAGTTCTTATTTCCTTTGCACTCAATTCAGGTTCAAAATTTTTAGTGTTTACTGGTTTACTCTGTAATCTTTCAATTACTAGATTTTGAAACTGTTCAGTTGAAAGATTCGATCTCTCAGCAAAATTTATATCTGACTCATTCAAACCATATTGTTTTCCTAAGTCTCTATAGTTTATATTTTCCATTTTTAATTCCTCTTTGATTATTTCAATTTTTGTTATTTTTTGTTCTTTTTTTTCAACTTCCATGCTCCGACCTATTCCCACTGTAATATCAGCAGGGATTGATACGATAGATACTTCATAGGGTGTCCAAGATTTTGCATATAATATGCCGTCTCTATCTTCATACTTATGCACAATGTATCCTAAAGACACAGATGTTAATGTTCCGTCTGCAATCATAGGGAAATACTCACTATTTTGTGAAAATTTTGCTTTCACTCTCAGTTTTCCATCCTCTATATATGCATCCAGTATTTTTCCAACTACTTCATCTGCATCGTGATTGAACACTATATTACCAGCAGTTCTTAATCTTTCCAATTGAACACTTACGGTGTCCATAGTTAAAACTTCCACACCAAACGACATTGATATGGGAGCATCGGATGCAACTGAAAAATCCAGTATGTAATCTTCATCCATTTTAGATTCAATTTGTAGTTCTCTTTTTATTAATTTCATTTAATTATCCCATTTATAATTTAATAATAAATATTATTTATTTAGTTCAGTTTAAATTTTTTTGGTCTATATTTTGTATTAGACCATATTTTTCCATCAATTTTTTTTCATTTGCAACTTTTTGAAAATGATCTTCAAGATCAATCCCTTTTTTTGCTAATACATCTGTGAGTGTAGTCATATTATTATTCAGTGCATTTATATCTGCATTTATATCATCTATTGGGTTGACATACTCAAAGCTCTTTGGAATCCATTCATAATTTTTAAATTTATCCAATTTTTGAAATGGAAGTGGACTTAATGAATTTGATGCAAGTGCACTAACTAACCATCTTTCAAAGACTGGATTATAAAACTTTTCAGTTAGCAATGTCTGTAATTTCCTGTATGAATCTCTTTCCAAATCCACACCGATACGACCTGAACTGTAACTAAAATCACTCAAATCCATTGTTAAACTACCGTAACTAACACCTAATGCAGTTGCAATGCTCCGTAACATATGTTTTATAAATGCATCTATACTTGCATCTGGAAATGCTGGATTAAATTGTTCAAAGCTATAACCCTCTGGGAGCACTTCAATTTCACCCGGCTCAACCGATTTAACAAAATTACCGTTAAAGTCCGTTTGTGCTCCTGTATATTCAGCCACAGATGCTCCTGCTTTTGTTATGAATCCCATCTTAGATGCTGCCACTCTAATATTGGTTAGACTTGCTTCGTCAATTGAGTTCAACATCCTTAGTCTATGTATAGCAGATGCCATCCAACTATATCCCCTGCCTTGTGATACTCTATTTTTTTTAAAAATATGGAGCATGTTTGCCATAGGAATACGAACATATTCAGTGGGACAATTTAAATGTTCTCTGTTTGCATCTGGTGGAAAAATTGAAACATATACTGCAACTGGAGCATGATATCTATTATATTCAATTCCGTGACGGATATAACTTCCATTAATTAATGTTTCATTTTTTTGATAATCCACATAATCAGCTTCAATTATTTGTAGCATCATTCCATATGGATTATCATTGCTGGTTACCATGTGAATAAATATTTCACCATCTCGGAGCATTGATCTTAATATAATATTTTGCAGTTCCACCCAACTTGTTTGACCATCCACTGTACAATTTTTTGACCATTTAAAAAAACTATTTTCAATCAGACTGTTTGCATATGTATCTGGTGTACTATCAGCATTTTGAATCCGTAGTTGCAAATTAAAACCTGATTTTCCTATTACATTTTTTTCCATGTTCTCAAAAAATGCAGATGCGTATGCGTTATTAATTTCAAGGTCTCTCGCTTTTGCTCTAAGAGTTGGAACATCGTATTTAAAGTTTCCATCTCCTGTGGAATCCACAATTACTTGCCAATCGCTGTTCAGTTGCTGGTTTTTTAAAAACTCAAAAAAGTTACGCTGGAACATATCTGGTTTTTGTTCAGGCTCTTTAATGAACATTTTCCTAAAATTTTGTATTAATCCCATTATGATCTCCCCCACCTTGTTATAATTTTTTGACCTGTTTTTTGGTATAGACCATTTTCAATTTTTTCCTGTTGTACCAATCTTTTGTATTCCGATCTGAACCTTAACAACTCTCCCAATGGAATATACTGTACCTGTCTACCAGCAATTGCTATACTTGCTTGCTCTTTAGTTGCTCTACTCTCTATTACCGCTTCAATCGCAGATAGTACCTTTTCAGCATGGCTCTGTGTAGTAGTAGTTAATTCCACAATAGTTGCCTCTCCAACTGGATTTGGTATATTGTCTACCACTGCAAATACCTGTACACTTCCTGTTGGGAATGTAGTTGTTGTTGCAGATGGTATGTAAACATTTACACCATTTGCCACCGAACTAAAACTACCTGTGATACTAAAACTACCTGTGATAGGTACTACAAATTGTATGGATGTTGGAATACTATCCAGATTTACTACAAAATTTGTGTCATATCCTCTGTATATTTTAAATGTCATATTATTTTACCTCTTCAATAAATATCTTTTTCACACCATATTCCATGTTCCTATTACTCAATTCCTTTGCTAAAATCGCAAATAAAATTGTAATATCTGTACATGAATAAATTTCATTTGTTGCACATCCATTGTTATCAATGTAAGTGACTTCATACATCTTTTTCATTATGGTTCAGGCTCTGGAATAGGTTCAATTATTACAGGTTTGGGGATATGATTTTCCTCAACTTTTGCAAATACTTCAACATCATAAAATGATGGTAAATTTGTGATAGTTATTCCACCGTTCACCAATTCAAATTCACTTCCATCAACTCGAACTATGTCACCTGTACTATTTGTAATTATCACGCTCTTATTTCCACTATCTATTGTTATCATTATGATACCTTTTTCCTATTGCTAATGTCTATGTTAACTGCTGTTACAGTTTGTGATTTAGGTGAATAATCTCTGAGACAATTCAATATTGATGTGCCATCCTGAAATGTCAATCGCAATATCTCTTCAGTTCCCCCACCTACTGGATATTGAACACCCACTATGGAATTATTGAAAGTGCTTTGTGATATGTTTTCAAATCTGATTATCTGTAATAATGAAATTTGACCAGTAAATTTTTCACCAGCAGATGTATTTGCCGCAATCCTAAATGGTGTTAATTCAGTAACATTATCAATGAATTTACCAACCGATGTAACACTAACACCAGTAGGTACTACACCATTTTTAATGATGTACATTTTATCAGTGGAATTTACCAATGAACATATATTAGTCCATTCATTTGCTGAGTATGATACCTGTGTATTTTCAAATGCTGTGTTTACACCATCCCCTATGTTAAGTCTTACTTTACCTTCAACTCTCGTTTCAACATAATTTTGTCCATCTTGTATTATAATAGTTGAAGTTGCAAGTGAAGTTGCTTTGAACTTTTTAATTATTACTCTATCATATCTTTGTGTAAGTGAAAGTTTGTCAACATAAGCTGATCCAGCCCCACTCAAATACAATTT
This Bacteroidota bacterium DNA region includes the following protein-coding sequences:
- a CDS encoding YdhH/YoaO family protein, which produces MAVTVNITPRHLATGDWSISLVSNSPTSATYSDCVLLKLGEFSIGSQSDLDESFNLPPNVDLEIAIRPLTEQNLNLFFNLFTIYTTEVTITKDGSTYFKGYVDPVQTEINPYNYSIKINVSFASFITKSTDSKTNPLGFNISSTAPMTNNYFIWYYYDKFFEYQNLSPHYNTLIVDENIIGRYDDGLGGFFYSTVDGYNNTTFTSYLTTVNPYWFSTGYANNAPAQLGDTLKNLAKELGLIFTVGLENKYYLQSRWKISGKTTTSITREQTIDHYTRTILGKDGLVVKVWSWNGTTWLLDNTYTEGIVTYNADGTIANSSQVETLNVHNIYAGGNYVGGYPGDIRYNANYIITEFSVDGGSAFGNLADVLTEPIASNVLTNRRNTVITVNGIDWDYMDYYTIARELDTYTYRCRMLKIDVEKNQTTLDLVQIF
- a CDS encoding phage major capsid protein, with product MKLIKRELQIESKMDEDYILDFSVASDAPISMSFGVEVLTMDTVSVQLERLRTAGNIVFNHDADEVVGKILDAYIEDGKLRVKAKFSQNSEYFPMIADGTLTSVSLGYIVHKYEDRDGILYAKSWTPYEVSIVSIPADITVGIGRSMEVEKKEQKITKIEIIKEELKMENINYRDLGKQYGLNESDINFAERSNLSTEQFQNLVIERLQSKPVNTKNFEPELSAKEIRTYDISKAILSKVKGQLVDAGFELEVSREIEKLTGRTTSGIFIPAQVLANRNMTVGGGHVGADFVATVNANEYLGYAFNQTLGAQIGVRYLPGLTSNLTVPKVTSAAAFSWVGETGEIALSNVSGSQVTLSPKRGGSSTSYSLQLLKQSTPTLNQWLMENINSAVAVGMDNAIFNGSGNSNQPTGVLNAGITSISGSSFSYATALSFPSTVAVANRLGGNLYFVANPTTAATLKARAKETGYPTYVLSEDGMMAGYKVFESNQIGSSTVIFGDFSKVLVGQFGGVEMVIDEYTQARSGLVVLTTQVLMDVATLDTNAFAKSTTVS
- a CDS encoding phage portal protein → MGLIQNFRKMFIKEPEQKPDMFQRNFFEFLKNQQLNSDWQVIVDSTGDGNFKYDVPTLRAKARDLEINNAYASAFFENMEKNVIGKSGFNLQLRIQNADSTPDTYANSLIENSFFKWSKNCTVDGQTSWVELQNIILRSMLRDGEIFIHMVTSNDNPYGMMLQIIEADYVDYQKNETLINGSYIRHGIEYNRYHAPVAVYVSIFPPDANREHLNCPTEYVRIPMANMLHIFKKNRVSQGRGYSWMASAIHRLRMLNSIDEASLTNIRVAASKMGFITKAGASVAEYTGAQTDFNGNFVKSVEPGEIEVLPEGYSFEQFNPAFPDASIDAFIKHMLRSIATALGVSYGSLTMDLSDFSYSSGRIGVDLERDSYRKLQTLLTEKFYNPVFERWLVSALASNSLSPLPFQKLDKFKNYEWIPKSFEYVNPIDDINADINALNNNMTTLTDVLAKKGIDLEDHFQKVANEKKLMEKYGLIQNIDQKNLN